From the Catalinimonas alkaloidigena genome, the window GGTCACCAGATAAATGGCACTCATCAGTCGACCGTTTTCAGCATGCGGATGCGGCTGTGCGCTTCGATCTGCTCCAGCGTCAGTTGGTAGAGAGCATCGTAAAAATGGAGCTGGAGCGTACCCGGACCGGACGATTTTGCGGCGGCGAGTTCGCCGGCGATGCCCATCACCGTCATGGCGTGCGTAGCGGCGGGGAGCGCATCAGGATTAACGGCCAGAAACGCGCCGATCAGGGCCGAAGCCGTGCAGCCCATCCCCGTCACCTTGCCCATCAGCGGATGACCACCTTCCACTTCCAGCACCTGCGTGCCGTCGGTGATGTAATCTTTCGCGCCGCTCACCACGACAACACAGCCGATCTCGCGGGCCAGTTGGGTGGCAGCCTCGACGGCGGTATCCGAGCTGTACGTACTGTCAACCCCCTTCGATTGGACGTGGTGTTCTACCAGCGCTTTAATTTCGGAAGCATTGCCCCGGATCACGGAGGGCGTGCTTTGGCTCAGAAGTTTCTGCACCGTGTGGAGCCGAT encodes:
- the thiM gene encoding hydroxyethylthiazole kinase, which codes for MEITATSVWTDLEAIRTQNPLIQNITNYVVMNNTANALLALGASPAMVHAQEEVANFVNIASALVVNIGTLSAPWVTGMEVAMQQAAYAEKPVVLDPVGVGATPYRLHTVQKLLSQSTPSVIRGNASEIKALVEHHVQSKGVDSTYSSDTAVEAATQLAREIGCVVVVSGAKDYITDGTQVLEVEGGHPLMGKVTGMGCTASALIGAFLAVNPDALPAATHAMTVMGIAGELAAAKSSGPGTLQLHFYDALYQLTLEQIEAHSRIRMLKTVD